In one window of Porites lutea chromosome 8, jaPorLute2.1, whole genome shotgun sequence DNA:
- the LOC140946277 gene encoding COX assembly mitochondrial protein homolog produces the protein MAATDDNLSEFEKDALISNMMKEKAKTTCDSVVKAFTKCAHQRTFSLAWACRKEHKAMKDCMEKFYRKTDFQLWKEEYLRNDKRDQSTDHEMWNK, from the exons ATGGCTGCTACAGACGATAATTTGAGTGAATTTGAGAAAGACGCGCTTATTTCTAATATGATGAAGGAGAAAGCTAAAACTACCTGTGATTCGGTCGTGAAAG ccTTTACAAAATGTGCACATCAGCGAACATTTTCTTTAGCATGGGCGTGTCGCAAAGAACACAAGGCCATGAAGGACTGCATGGAAAAATT TTACAGAAAAACAGACTTTCAGTTATGGAAGGAGGAATATTTAAGAAATGACAAACGTGATCAATCAACGGACCATGAAATGTGGAACAAGTAG